A genomic stretch from Setaria italica strain Yugu1 chromosome VII, Setaria_italica_v2.0, whole genome shotgun sequence includes:
- the LOC101762369 gene encoding splicing factor-like protein 1, whose protein sequence is MASAETLARSPSREPSSDPPRAASSEPPRDPSSEPHGNGDGSGAGAGDSSSRRRRRSRWEQSSDDPAANNSGGEGGAGGRKRKTRWAEEEPRPAIALPDFMKDFAAEMDPEVHALNARLLEISRLLQSGLPLDDRPEGARSPSPEPVYDNLGIRINTREYRARERLNRERQEIISQLIRRNPAFKPPSDYRPPKLQKKLYIPMKEYPGYNFIGLIIGPRGNTQKRMEKETGAKIVIRGKGSVKEGKLLQKRDLKPDPSENEDLHVLVEAETQEALDAAAGMVEKLLTPVDEVLNEHKRQQLRELAALNGTIRDDEFCRTCGEPGHRQYACPNKMNTFKSDVQCKICGDGGHPTIDCPVKGTSGKKMDDEYQNFLAELGGGSAPESMTKSGGPMLALTGSGGSGGASAGSGSNPPWSAGGGAAAIGANGIKKDYDETNLYIGYLPPTMDDAGLISLFSQFGDIVMAKVIKDRNTGHSKGYGFVKYSDVSQANAAIAAMNGHHFEGRVIAVRVAGKPPQPAPAVSAPPSYPPTDPASGGYSSQSYMGAPPPPPPGSYTPVPWGHPPPYASYPPPPPGSSVYNPAPPAPGQTAPPPYGVQYPPPPPPPAAPIPPPGTAASSDGAQNYPPGVTPPSSGAPTHPAPAPVYASSGAPNAPPMYPPPPYSYSTYYPTYQPPPPPPPASVDPSQSIATAPWATHNAVPPPPPPLSSTTDQPASYGADAEYDKFMSEMK, encoded by the coding sequence ATGGCGTCCGCCGAAACCCTAGCCCGCTCCCCCTCGCGCGAGCCCTCCTCCGAccctccccgcgccgcgtcgTCGGAGCCCCCGCGCGACCCGTCCTCCGAGCCCCACGGCAACGGCGATGgctccggcgcgggcgccggggactcctcctcccgccgccgccgccgcagccgctggGAGCAGTCCAGCGACGACCCCGCCGCCAACAActccggcggcgagggcggggcCGGGGGGCGGAAGCGCAAGACGCGCTGGGCCGAGGAGGAGCCGCGCCCGGCCATCGCGCTCCCGGACTTCATGAAGGACTTCGCCGCCGAGATGGACCCCGAGGTGCACGCCCTCAACGCGCGCCTCCTCGAGATCTCGCGCCTGCTGCAGTCGGGCCTCCCGCTCGACGACCGCCCGGAGGGCGCGCGCTCGCCGTCTCCCGAGCCCGTCTACGACAACCTCGGCATCCGCATCAACACCCGCGAGTACCGCGCCCGGGAGCGCCTCAACCGCGAGAGGCAGGAGATCATCTCCCAGCTTATCCGCCGCAACCCCGCCTTCAAGCCCCCCTCCGACTACCGCCCGCCCAAGCTTCAGAAGAAGCTCTACATCCCCATGAAGGAGTACCCAGGGTACAATTTCATCGGGCTCATCATCGGCCCGCGCGGCAACACGCAGAAGCGGATGGAGAAGGAGACCGGTGCCAAGATTGTCATCAGGGGGAAGGGGAGCGTCAAGGAAGGGAAGCTGTTGCAGAAGAGGGATCTCAAGCCGGATCCCAGCGAGAATGAGGACCTCCATGTGCTTGTTGAGGCAGAGACTCAGGAGGCACTGGATGCGGCTGCTGGGATGGTGGAGAAGCTGCTAACCCCGGTGGATGAGGTGCTGAACGAGCACAAGAGGCAGCAGCTTCGGGAGCTCGCCGCGCTCAATGGGACAATTAGGGATGATGAGTTCTGTAGGACATGTGGGGAGCCTGGTCACCGGCAGTATGCTTGCCCCAATAAGATGAACACGTTTAAGAGTGATGTGCAGTGCAAGATTTGTGGTGATGGTGGGCACCCGACAATTGATTGTCCGGTCAAGGGCACATCTGGGAAGAAGATGGATGATGAATACCAGAACTTCCTGGCTGAGCTTGGTGGTGGGAGTGCACCTGAGTCCATGACAAAATCTGGTGGTCCCATGTTGGCTCTTACAGGAAGTGGTGGCAGCGGTGGCGCTTCTGCTGGTAGTGGGAGTAACCCGCCTTGgtctgctggtggtggtgcggctGCCATTGGGGCCAATGGTATCAAGAAAGACTACGACGAGACAAATCTGTATATTGGTTACTTGCCACCTACAATGGATGATGCAGGATTGATCAGTCTGTTTTCACAATTTGGGGATATTGTCATGGCTAAGGTGATCAAGGATCGAAACACTGGGCATAGCAAAGGATATGGATTTGTGAAGTATTCAGATGTCTCACAGGCTAATGCAGCGATTGCTGCAATGAATGGTCACCATTTTGAAGGCAGAGTTATTGCCGTTAGAGTTGCCGGCAAGCCTCCACAGCCTGCACCTGCAGTGTCAGCACCACCGTCATATCCTCCTACAGATCCTGCTTCTGGTGGCTATTCTTCCCAATCCTACATGGgggcaccacctcctcctccaccaggGAGTTACACTCCAGTTCCATGGGGGCACCCACCACCATATGCTTCGtatcctccgccgccaccaggcTCTAGCGTCTACAATCCGGCACCCCCTGCACCAGGTCAGACGGCCCCACCTCCATATGGTGTGCAGtatcctcctccaccaccacccccagcAGCTCCGATCCCTCCACCAGGCACTGCTGCATCAAGTGATGGAGCTCAGAATTATCCCCCTGGTGTAACACCACCGAGTTCTGGTGCACCCACTCACCCTGCCCCAGCTCCAGTATATGCATCCTCCGGCGCACCAAATGCACCACCAATGTACCCTCCACCACCTTATAGTTACTCCACATACTATCCTACATATcagccaccgcctcctccgccaccagcTAGTGTCGATCCCTCTCAGAGTATTGCAACGGCACCTTGGGCCACCCACAATGcagtgccaccaccgccaccacctttGTCCTCCACCACCGACCAGCCAGCTTCCTATGGTGCTGATGCGGAGTATGATAAGTTTATGTCAGAAATGAAGTGA